Proteins found in one Leptotrichia sp. oral taxon 215 str. W9775 genomic segment:
- a CDS encoding HAD family phosphatase → MSIKNIVFDLGRVLIKFEPKEYTEKNVPEEKREAFYNGIFGSDEWQMLDRGTLSYEDAKKIFKERVSGVDKEIDRLFDADLFEILQPIEENVKLLPELKKKYNLYILSNFHQPAFEHIFKKYDFFRLFDGHTVSCYYYLLKPEKEIYDTLIEKFNLIPEETVFIDDTKVNIEACEKEGIRGIHLPDYTELEQKLEEFLK, encoded by the coding sequence ATGTCAATAAAAAATATAGTATTTGATCTAGGAAGAGTCCTCATAAAGTTTGAGCCTAAGGAATATACTGAAAAAAATGTTCCAGAGGAAAAAAGGGAAGCCTTCTACAATGGAATATTCGGTAGTGATGAATGGCAGATGCTGGACAGAGGTACCCTTTCTTATGAAGATGCAAAAAAGATATTTAAGGAAAGAGTTTCCGGAGTAGATAAAGAGATCGACAGGCTTTTTGATGCGGATCTTTTTGAAATACTGCAGCCAATAGAAGAAAATGTTAAGTTATTACCGGAACTGAAGAAAAAATATAATCTGTATATTCTATCAAACTTCCATCAGCCTGCCTTTGAGCATATTTTTAAAAAGTATGATTTTTTCAGGTTGTTTGACGGGCATACAGTTTCATGCTACTACTATCTTTTAAAGCCTGAAAAGGAAATTTATGACACTCTTATAGAGAAATTTAACCTTATTCCTGAAGAAACGGTTTTTATCGATGATACAAAAGTAAATATCGAAGCCTGTGAAAAAGAAGGGATAAGAGGAATACATCTTCCTGATTATACTGAACTTGAGCAAAAACTGGAGGAATTTTTAAAATGA
- a CDS encoding DUF6348 family protein, which yields MFDKLKKLFKSKNKEVEHDSSTDRIEYTEKLNWGILPDNPSKVSMFQSPSGKNPNIVVADFLYDLLTEKGWEVHIINDEEGMKWLYVPKNGYYLLPLLNWIDQESHEGLLQVAATIQIHHKELFPNGIFEYQYGEFCDGLAKGIKSAFYSWVILDWNALVDAADPENAKNMNQVIEMNFDDKPPVKRHLFFGNMIAYPNINEEEAKKKGIDAEQYADEFCPCCLFTKSIESFSKQINNTGKNYAIRLFALKDPNGDLRADCRINGEEYPEAEENLKKYAETWKKSDIMKFRKQYVIITDVKENLNYKEWRKECQ from the coding sequence ATGTTTGACAAATTAAAAAAGCTGTTCAAATCTAAAAATAAAGAAGTAGAGCATGATAGCAGTACGGATAGAATCGAGTATACAGAAAAACTTAACTGGGGAATATTGCCTGATAATCCTTCAAAAGTAAGTATGTTTCAAAGTCCTTCCGGAAAGAATCCTAATATTGTTGTAGCAGATTTTCTGTATGATTTACTGACGGAAAAAGGTTGGGAAGTCCACATAATAAACGATGAAGAAGGTATGAAATGGCTATATGTTCCTAAAAATGGATATTATCTTCTTCCATTGCTTAACTGGATAGATCAGGAAAGTCATGAAGGGCTGCTTCAGGTAGCTGCAACAATTCAGATTCATCATAAGGAACTCTTTCCAAATGGTATTTTTGAATATCAGTATGGTGAGTTTTGTGATGGTCTTGCTAAAGGTATTAAGAGTGCTTTTTATAGCTGGGTAATTTTAGACTGGAATGCCCTTGTAGATGCAGCTGATCCGGAAAATGCCAAAAATATGAATCAGGTAATAGAAATGAATTTTGATGACAAGCCACCTGTAAAGAGGCATCTATTTTTTGGAAATATGATTGCTTATCCGAATATTAATGAAGAAGAGGCTAAGAAAAAAGGAATTGATGCAGAACAGTATGCTGATGAATTTTGTCCATGCTGTCTGTTTACTAAATCAATAGAATCTTTTTCTAAGCAGATAAATAATACAGGAAAAAATTATGCGATTAGATTGTTTGCCTTAAAAGATCCTAATGGAGATTTGAGGGCAGATTGCAGAATTAACGGAGAAGAGTATCCTGAAGCAGAAGAAAATCTTAAAAAATATGCTGAAACATGGAAAAAGTCTGATATTATGAAGTTTAGAAAACAGTATGTCATTATTACAGATGTTAAAGAAAATCTTAACTATAAAGAATGGAGAAAAGAATGTCAATAA
- a CDS encoding proline--tRNA ligase — translation MRLSKAFLKTYKESPKEAELASHQLMLRTSMIKQLTRGVYSYLPLGYRVLRKIENITREEMNRAGAQEIHMPVLQPASLWEESGRWFAYGPELMRIKDRNEREFALGPTHEEVVTDIVRNMVSSYKDLPFNLYQIQTKFRDEIRPRFGLMRGREFVMKDAYSFHINQESLDEEYQNMKSAYERIFTRCGLNFRAVEADSGSIGGDSSNEFMVLAESGEDDILYDDSSNYAANIEKAQSIIELKESDEEKLPKELVKTPHAKTIEDLANFLNIPKEKTVKAVMLKEITEDGENFVMALIRGDLDVNSVKLKNAIGAKTELEMMTAEDCEKFGIVPGYAGSYEKKEGLKVVIDETVKYVRNFALGANKEEHHYINVNLEDIVYDMVSDIRNAREGDTAPDGKGTLKLAKGIEVGHIFKLGDKYSKALNAAVLDENGKQQIMKMGCYGIGISRVMAAAIEQNNDEFGIIWPKNIAPYLVDVIIANVKDEAQSVLGEKIYEELLANGIEVVLDDRNERAGFKFKDADLIGFPLKIVAGKSAAEGKVEIKDRRTGESTEVKAEDVLQFVKDFMKD, via the coding sequence ATGAGATTATCAAAAGCATTTTTAAAAACGTATAAGGAATCTCCTAAGGAGGCTGAACTGGCAAGTCATCAGCTAATGCTGAGAACTTCCATGATAAAACAGCTTACAAGAGGAGTATACAGCTACCTGCCTTTAGGATACAGAGTTTTAAGAAAAATAGAAAATATTACAAGGGAAGAAATGAACAGAGCAGGAGCTCAGGAAATACACATGCCTGTATTACAGCCTGCTTCACTTTGGGAAGAATCAGGAAGATGGTTTGCTTATGGTCCGGAACTTATGAGAATTAAGGACAGAAATGAAAGAGAGTTTGCTTTAGGGCCTACTCACGAAGAAGTTGTAACAGATATAGTAAGAAATATGGTGTCTTCATACAAAGATTTACCTTTTAACCTTTATCAGATTCAGACAAAATTCAGAGATGAAATAAGACCTAGATTTGGGCTTATGAGAGGAAGAGAATTTGTAATGAAGGATGCTTACAGTTTCCATATTAATCAGGAATCGCTGGATGAAGAATATCAGAATATGAAATCTGCATATGAAAGAATATTTACAAGATGTGGACTTAATTTCAGGGCAGTAGAGGCAGATTCAGGTTCAATAGGAGGAGATTCTTCAAATGAATTCATGGTACTTGCAGAAAGCGGAGAAGATGACATCCTATATGATGACTCTTCAAATTATGCCGCAAATATTGAAAAGGCTCAAAGTATTATTGAGCTGAAGGAAAGCGATGAAGAAAAATTACCTAAGGAATTAGTAAAAACTCCACATGCAAAAACAATAGAAGATTTGGCAAATTTCTTAAATATTCCAAAAGAAAAAACAGTAAAAGCAGTAATGCTGAAAGAAATTACAGAAGATGGGGAAAATTTTGTAATGGCATTAATAAGAGGGGATTTAGATGTAAACTCTGTAAAACTTAAAAATGCAATCGGTGCAAAAACTGAGCTTGAAATGATGACAGCTGAAGATTGTGAAAAATTTGGAATAGTTCCTGGATATGCAGGCTCTTATGAGAAAAAAGAAGGGCTGAAAGTAGTAATAGATGAAACAGTTAAATATGTAAGAAACTTTGCATTAGGTGCAAACAAGGAAGAACACCATTATATAAATGTAAATCTTGAAGATATAGTTTACGATATGGTTTCAGATATAAGAAATGCAAGAGAGGGAGATACTGCACCTGACGGAAAGGGAACTTTGAAACTTGCAAAAGGTATAGAAGTAGGACATATATTCAAATTAGGGGATAAATATTCAAAAGCATTAAATGCCGCAGTTCTTGATGAAAATGGAAAACAGCAGATAATGAAAATGGGATGCTACGGTATCGGAATTTCAAGGGTTATGGCAGCGGCGATAGAGCAGAATAATGATGAGTTTGGTATTATCTGGCCAAAAAATATTGCCCCTTACTTAGTGGATGTAATAATTGCCAATGTTAAGGATGAAGCACAGTCAGTGTTAGGAGAAAAAATATACGAAGAGCTGCTTGCCAATGGAATAGAAGTAGTTTTAGATGATAGAAATGAAAGAGCAGGATTTAAGTTTAAAGATGCCGATCTTATTGGATTCCCTTTGAAAATAGTTGCTGGAAAAAGTGCGGCTGAAGGTAAAGTTGAAATTAAGGACAGAAGAACAGGAGAAAGTACAGAAGTCAAAGCAGAAGACGTATTACAGTTTGTAAAGGATTTTATGAAAGACTAG